In Caulobacter segnis ATCC 21756, the sequence CTCGGCCTTGAAGAAGGCGCCGTCGATGGCGACGTGGCGGATGCGCGGGTTCAGGGCGCTCATCGTGTTCAGCGCCTGCACCACGTCGGGGCAGTTCTGGCACGACTGCGAGAAATAGGTCTCGAAGCGGTAGTCGCCGTCTAGGCCCTTGATGCGCTCGATCACCTCGGCGTCGAGGCGCGGCGGGTGACCGCCGACGTGCAGCAGGGCCAGCACCAGCGAGGTGAACTCGTGGCCCAGCGGCAGGCCGGCGAAGCGCACGTCAGCGTCGCCCGCGGCGCGCGTAATGGCGAACGACGGCTTGCGTTCGTTGTCGCCGGCCAGGTTCAGGCTGACCTTGTCCGAGGTGGCGACGATGTCTTCCAGCAGCGCCTTCATCTCGGCCGAGCCGGAAGAGTCGTCCAGAGACGCGACCAGTTCGATCGGCTGGCGCAGGTTCTGCAGATAGGTGGTCAGCTGGGTCTTCAGACCGGCGTCCAGCATGATGGGCTCCCTGGTGGGTTGGGGAGTGGAAAGGGCGTTCGATTGTCGGGGAGAACGATCGAACGCGGCGTACGATCGAGAAATCGCGTCGCCGACCCGAGCGGCCGGCGACGCGGGTAGCTCAGGTGTTAGATCTTGCCGACGAGGTCGAGCGAGGGGGCCAGGGTCTTTTCACCCTCTTCCCACTTGGCCGGGCAGACTTCGCCCGGGTGCGAGGCCACGTACTGGGCGGCCTTGACCTTGCGGAGCAGTTCGGCGGCGTTGCGGCCGATGCCTTCGGCGGTGACTTCCAGGAACTGGATGACGCCTTGCGGGTCGACCAGGAAGGTGCCGCGATCGGCGAGGCCGATGCCCGGACGCATGATGTCGAAGTTGTTGGTCACCAGGCCCGACGGGTCGCCGATCATGGTGTACTTGATCTTGCCGATGGCCGGCGAGCTGTCGTGCCAGGCCTTGTGCGAGAAGTGCGTGTCGGTCGAGACCGAGTAGATCTCAACGCCCAGCTTCTGGAACGTGTCGTAGTTGTCGGCCAGGTCTTCCAGCTCGGTCGGGCAAACGAAGGTGAAGTCGGCCGGGTAGAAGAAGAAGATCGACCACTTGCCCTTCACGTCGGTATCGCTGACCGTGACGAACTTGCCGTCCTTGAAGGCCTGGGCGGTGAAGGGTTTGATCTCGGTGTTGATCAGCGACATGGGGCGCTCCGTTGAATGGATGCGCAGTCTTTAAGGCTCGGCTGATGATCGAGCAAATTGATAAATCTTCTGGACGGGATAGAGCGCCTCTATGGGGCGTTCCCGGCGGTCTGGGCGGCGGCGAGGACCTCGCCGCCGCCGCGCCGGCGGGCATGCCGTATGCGGACGGTCCGTGACGGGAAGGGCGGTCCGTCCCCTCGGCGAGCTAGCTCGCCGCCGCCTTCCCAATGTCGCGCGGATCACCCCCAGATGATCCGACCGTCGCGCCGACTCCGCGCCTCCCCAGACGCGGGCGCCGCCAGGGGCGCAAGTGATTGAAGCAGCGCGCCGAGGTCGAGAGGCGAGGCCCCCTCCGGTCGTCTCGCCAGGGCGGACGACCTTCGGGTGGGCGCCTTGGGCGAGCGGGCGCCTCTAAATCAGCCAGCTTTGCGGGCGCGGATAGGCCTCGCCACGCGACAGGTAGTAGATGCCGGCGATGCAGCGGGCGATGAACCACAGGCTGATACCGCCCATGATGACGCCGCCGAGCATCAGCATCGGGATGCCGATCAGCACCAGGCTCAGCGGAATGCCGATCAGGAACATGGCCAGGCCCAGCAGGAAGCCGGCGATCGACAGCCAGAAGCTGCGGATGGCGAAGGTGAAGTGGCTCTCGTTGATAGGGCCGGCGGCGTCGCGGCTGACATAGGCCACGATCAGGCCGACGATGAAGGTCAGGCCGTTGGTGAAGCCCAGCAGGTACAGGCCGTAGACGACGGCCGGCAGCAGCTTGTCCTCTTCGGCGCGCGGGGTGACGATGGTGTCGGTCATGGTTACAGCATCCAGCTCTTGGGCGTGGGATAGGGTTGGTTCTTAAACAGGTTGGACAGGCCGATGATCCCTCGGACGATGATCCACAGGCCGACCGCGACCATCAGGACCACGCCGACGCCGATCACGGTCAGCAGGCCGGAGACCACGGCGAACAGCAGGCCCAGCCAGAAGGTCCGGATCTGGAATTCGTAGTGGCTGGCCAGCCATTCGGGCGCGTCCTTGCGGCTGATATAGGCCAGGATCACGGCGATGACGCAGGTGAGGCCGCCGCTCGGCGGGCCCGCGATCAGCAAGGCGTAGCCGATGCCGGGAAGCATCTTGTCGTCCTGCAGCCGAGGCGGGACGGCGGGGTCTAAGGTGGGGTCTGACACGGTTTTGAGCCTAGAGATATCGTCGTTGGCCCAACGATCGCGCCGACGGGGGCGGGATGCAAATGAAGGTGGCGTCATGACGCCGTTTTCACCTTCCCGGTGAACATTACGAAAAAGTCATGTTCTTCGAACTCATCCGGTCGGGCCGCTTCGGCGTACCGCATGGTGACCGCGCGCCGTCGACTTTCTCCCCACCCATCTCCCCCCAATTCGATGGAAGGTTCCAAAGATGATGCGTTCGATCCTGCGCCGCACCGCGGTGCTGGCGCTCGCCGCCACGGCTGTGTCCACCCCCGCCTTCGCCGACCACCACGGCGCCAAGCCCAACATCGTCGGCGTCGCCGCCGGCAATGCGGACTTCTCGACCCTGGTCACGGCGGTCAAGGCCGCCGGGCTCGTCGACACCCTGTCGGGCGCCGGCCCGTTCACGGTGTTCGCCCCGACCAACGCCGCCTTCGGCAAGCTGCCGGCCGGCACGGTCGAGACCCTGGTCAAGCCTGAGAACAAGGCGACCCTGACCAAGATCCTCACCTGCCACGTCGTGGCCGGCAAGGTGGTCGCCAAGGACCTGCTGGCGGCCATCACGGCCAATGGCGGGGCCTACACGATCAAGACCGTCGGCGGCTGCCAGTTCAAGGCGGCGGTCGAGGGCGGCAAGGTCGTGATCACCGACGAGAAGGGCGGCAAGAGCACCGTCGCCGCCACCGACGTCGGGGCCAGCAACGGCGTGATCCACGTGATCGACAGCGTGCTGATGCCGCGCTGATCGAGACGTCTCTTTCCCTCCGCTTACCTGCGCACGCCCCGGCCGATGGTCGGGGCGTTTTCTTTTGGCGTCAGGGCAGCAGGTCGGCGGGCGGATCGTGCGGGTCGAAGGCGCGACCGGCGCCGATCCAGGGCAGGGCCGCCGTCAGCAGCAGGAGCACGAAGACCATGCGCGCGGTCATGTCGACGCCCACGGCGGCCATGCCCGCGCTCAGCGAGAAGACCAGGGTCGCCGCCGCGCCAAAGGCGGTCAGGGCGATCATGCCGGTCAGCGCCGCCCGCGCCTCGAGCCGTGCGACGCCGAAGCGGGCCCGGGGCGAGAGATCCGCACCCACGGCCGCCACGGCCCGCGCCAGGGTCGAGAAGCTGGGCAGCCGGTCCTCGAACCGGCCGGGCGCCTGATAGCTCTGCGAGACGATGACGATCCGCCGCCGGCCGAAGGTCAGCAGCAGGCTGCGTCGGCGACCGTCTGGGCCCACGGCCAGGCGGTAGCGGGTCAGGCCGGTGAGCGGAAACTGACGCTGGGCCTTGCCGCGCGTCTCCACCAGGGTCCCGGCCTCCAGCGTCCAGACCGTCTCGGGCTGGAGGGGAGAGAGCCGGGCGCCGTGGCGGATGCTCATCGGGCTTTCCTTAAGTTGGAACGCGTTCGAGCGGTTTAACCGCGCACACTTAAACCTAACGCGTTCTAGGCCCGGACGGCGGTGATCTCGACCCCGGCGGCGGCGGCGTGCGGGGCGAGCGCCAGGGGCTTTTCGACCCGCACGCGGGCGCGGGTGACGCGCGGGTCGGTGAAGCAGGCCTGGGCCAGGCGCTCGGCGAAGGTCTCGACCAGGTCGATATGACCCTCGGCGACGATGGCGCGGGCGGCCTCGCCGACCATTTCGTAGTTCACGGTGTCGGGTAGGCGCTCGCAGTGGCTGGCGGCCACGTCCAGCTCGACATCGACGACCAGCGGCTGCATGCGGCCATGCTCGTGGTCATAGACGCCGATCTGGGCCTCGACCTTCAGGCCGCGCACGAAGACCTTGGTCACGATCACGCGCGCGAGGTCCTTGGCCAGATCCTGGGCGGGAGCGGTGTCGGGGAGCGGAGCTGCGGCCAAGGGGCGGCCTCTCTGGTTACGGAGCGACGATGTCGGGCGTCTTCCAGCCCAGGTGCTGGCCGCCGTCCACGGCGATCATCTGGCCCGTGACCGACGTGGCGTCAATGAGATAGCGCAGCGCGGCGGCGACCTCTTCGGGCGTGGCGCGGCGTTGCAACAGCACGCCGGCGGCCTCGGCCTCGAACTCGCCGGGTGCCTGGTGGACCGACGGCAGCACCGGTCCGGGGCCGATGGCGTTGACCCGGATCCGCGGCGCCAGGGCCTGGGCCAGGGTCTGGGTCGCCCACCACAGGCCCGCCTTCGACAGGCTGTAGCTGAAGAACTGCGGGTTGGGCCGCCAGACGCGCTGGTCGACGATGTTGACCACCAGGCCCGTCCGATCCGCCGGCAGGGCGGCGGCGAAGGCTTCGGCCAGCACCAGCGGCGCGCGCAGGTTGGTTTCGAGGTGGAGGTCCCAGGTTGGGCGGGACAGGTCGCCCACGCGGTCGTCCTCGAAGGCCGAGGCGCTGTTGACCAGCAGGGTGACGGGGCCGAGCGCGTCGGTCGCCTGGGCGATCAGGCTGGCGGTCTCGGCTTCTTGGGAAAGGTCTGCGCGGACCAGGGCGGCGCGCGCGCCCAGCGCCCGCACGTCGGCGGCCGTCTCTTCGGCCTCGTCGGTCGAGGCGCGGCAGTGGATGGCGACGTCGTAGCCGGCGCGGGCGGCCTCAAGGGCCAGGGCCCGGCCGATCCGACGCCCCGCGCCGGTGACCAGGGCCGCGCCGCGCGCGCTCATCGTCGGGCTCAGTCGATGCGGCCGAACTCGGACAGGTTCAGCGTGCAGACGATGGCCAGGAAGATGGCGATGACGAGGATCGCGAGCATGGCGCGGCTCCGAGAGAGAAAGACGTTGGGGTTCGGCTTTAGCGGTCGCGGGGACTGACCGCAAGCGCGGCGCGCGCTACTACCTAAGCCATGCTCTGGCGCCGCCGCATCGAACCGTTCACGAGACCCCTGGTCTACGCCTTCTTCCGCTTCAAGCGGGGACTGACCCTGGGCGTGCGGGCGGTGGTGACGGACGAAGCCGGCAAGGTCCTGCTGCTGCAGCACACCTATGTCCACGGCTGGTACCTGCCCGGCGGCGGGGTCGAGCGCGGCGAGACGGCCGAGCTGGCCGTGGTCCGCGAACTGCAGGAGGAGGCCGGCGTTCGCGCCCTGTCGCGTCCCCGCCTGGTCAGCGCCCACAGCAACGAGGTCCTGCACCCCGGCGACCACGTCCTGGTCTACCGGATCGAGGCCTGGGAGACCTGCGCCTCCAACGCCGCCGGCGAGATCCACGCGGTCGGCTGGTTCGACCCCCACGACCTGCCGGAGGAAACCACGCGCGCCACCCGCCGCCGCATCGCCGAGGCGCTGCATGGGGAAGAGCCGGACGCGATGTGGTGACGCGCCCCTAGCGCCCCCTCCGTCTCGTCGCCTCGCGGCGCCGATCCGCCTCCCCCGTTGCACGGGGGAGGATGCCGTCATCCTCACCCGCGAAGCGGGGGAGGTGGCGCGATGCGTAGCATCGTGACGGAGGGGGCGCTCGTTACCCCCTTCACACCTGATCGCCGATCACATTAAATGCTTGTTTGAAACCGTCCGCCGTTTCTTCCAACGAGAGCGGGCGATCCCAACGGGCAGGAGAACGTCATGCGTGACTACACCAAGTTCTACATCGACGGCGCCTGGGTCGATCCCGCCCAGCAGAAGACCCTGGACGTCATCAACCCGGCCACCGAGGCCGTGGCCGGCGTGATCTCGATGGGGTCGGCCGCCGACGTCGACAAGGCCGTGCGCGCCGCCCGCAAGGCGTTCGCGACCTTCTCCCAGACCAGCCGCGAGGAGCGGATCGACCTGCTCGAGCGGATCATCGCCGAGTACCAGAAGCGCTTCGAGGACATGGCCAAGGCCATCACCGAGGAGATGGGCGCCCCCGCCTGGCTGGCCCAGCGCGCCCAGGCGGCCATGGGCATCGGCCACGTCCAGACGGCGATGGCCGTGCTCAAGGACTACAAGTTCGAGGAAGACCGCGGCACGACCCGCATCGTCAAGGAGCCGATCGGCGTCTGCGCCTTCATCACGCCGTGGAACTGGCCGGTGAACCAGATCGCCTGCAAGGTCGGTCCGGCCCTGGCCACCGGCTGCACCATGGTGCTGAAGCCCTCGGAAATCGCGCCGTTCAGCGGCTACATCTGGACCGAGATCCTGCACGCCGCCGGCGTTCCGGCCGGGGTCTTCAACCTGGTCAACGGCGACGGTCCCACGGTCGGCGCGGCGCTCTCCAGCCATCCTGAAGTCGACATGGTCTCGTTCACCGGCTCGACCCGCGCCGGGATCGAGGTGGCCAAGAACGCCGCCCCGACCGTCAAGCGCGTCCACCAGGAGCTGGGCGGCAAGAGCCCCAACATCATCCTCGACGACGCCGACTTCCAGAAGGCCGTCGGCGGCGGCGTGGCCTCGGTGATGCTGAACTCGGGCCAGTCGTGCAACGCCCCGACCCGCATGCTGGTCCCCGGCAAGCGCATGGACGAGGTGATCGCCATCGCCAAGGCCGCCGCCGAGGCCCACACGGTCGGCGACCCGAA encodes:
- a CDS encoding fasciclin domain-containing protein, which gives rise to MMRSILRRTAVLALAATAVSTPAFADHHGAKPNIVGVAAGNADFSTLVTAVKAAGLVDTLSGAGPFTVFAPTNAAFGKLPAGTVETLVKPENKATLTKILTCHVVAGKVVAKDLLAAITANGGAYTIKTVGGCQFKAAVEGGKVVITDEKGGKSTVAATDVGASNGVIHVIDSVLMPR
- a CDS encoding NUDIX domain-containing protein, giving the protein MLWRRRIEPFTRPLVYAFFRFKRGLTLGVRAVVTDEAGKVLLLQHTYVHGWYLPGGGVERGETAELAVVRELQEEAGVRALSRPRLVSAHSNEVLHPGDHVLVYRIEAWETCASNAAGEIHAVGWFDPHDLPEETTRATRRRIAEALHGEEPDAMW
- the folB gene encoding dihydroneopterin aldolase, which codes for MAAAPLPDTAPAQDLAKDLARVIVTKVFVRGLKVEAQIGVYDHEHGRMQPLVVDVELDVAASHCERLPDTVNYEMVGEAARAIVAEGHIDLVETFAERLAQACFTDPRVTRARVRVEKPLALAPHAAAAGVEITAVRA
- a CDS encoding aldehyde dehydrogenase family protein; protein product: MRDYTKFYIDGAWVDPAQQKTLDVINPATEAVAGVISMGSAADVDKAVRAARKAFATFSQTSREERIDLLERIIAEYQKRFEDMAKAITEEMGAPAWLAQRAQAAMGIGHVQTAMAVLKDYKFEEDRGTTRIVKEPIGVCAFITPWNWPVNQIACKVGPALATGCTMVLKPSEIAPFSGYIWTEILHAAGVPAGVFNLVNGDGPTVGAALSSHPEVDMVSFTGSTRAGIEVAKNAAPTVKRVHQELGGKSPNIILDDADFQKAVGGGVASVMLNSGQSCNAPTRMLVPGKRMDEVIAIAKAAAEAHTVGDPNGNHKMGPVVSETQWNKIQGLIQKGIDEGATLVTGGPGRPEGLDKGYYVKPTVFANVTNDMTIAKEEIFGPVVSILGYDTVEEAVTVGNDTEYGLAAYVSGGDQGEVRKVASKLRAGQVNLNGASPDLMAPFGGYKMSGNGREWGDHAFGEFLETKAILGYSAKVAAE
- the ahpC gene encoding alkyl hydroperoxide reductase subunit C; its protein translation is MSLINTEIKPFTAQAFKDGKFVTVSDTDVKGKWSIFFFYPADFTFVCPTELEDLADNYDTFQKLGVEIYSVSTDTHFSHKAWHDSSPAIGKIKYTMIGDPSGLVTNNFDIMRPGIGLADRGTFLVDPQGVIQFLEVTAEGIGRNAAELLRKVKAAQYVASHPGEVCPAKWEEGEKTLAPSLDLVGKI
- a CDS encoding SDR family oxidoreductase, whose translation is MSARGAALVTGAGRRIGRALALEAARAGYDVAIHCRASTDEAEETAADVRALGARAALVRADLSQEAETASLIAQATDALGPVTLLVNSASAFEDDRVGDLSRPTWDLHLETNLRAPLVLAEAFAAALPADRTGLVVNIVDQRVWRPNPQFFSYSLSKAGLWWATQTLAQALAPRIRVNAIGPGPVLPSVHQAPGEFEAEAAGVLLQRRATPEEVAAALRYLIDATSVTGQMIAVDGGQHLGWKTPDIVAP
- a CDS encoding DUF4870 family protein, which translates into the protein MTDTIVTPRAEEDKLLPAVVYGLYLLGFTNGLTFIVGLIVAYVSRDAAGPINESHFTFAIRSFWLSIAGFLLGLAMFLIGIPLSLVLIGIPMLMLGGVIMGGISLWFIARCIAGIYYLSRGEAYPRPQSWLI
- a CDS encoding DUF4870 family protein, whose product is MLPGIGYALLIAGPPSGGLTCVIAVILAYISRKDAPEWLASHYEFQIRTFWLGLLFAVVSGLLTVIGVGVVLMVAVGLWIIVRGIIGLSNLFKNQPYPTPKSWML